In Bufo gargarizans isolate SCDJY-AF-19 chromosome 5, ASM1485885v1, whole genome shotgun sequence, the following are encoded in one genomic region:
- the PLEKHF2 gene encoding pleckstrin homology domain-containing family F member 2 translates to MVDRLANSEANARRINVVESCFGTAGQPLAIEGRVLIGEGVLTKLCRKKPKARQFFLFNDILVYGNIVIQKKKYNKQHIIPLENVTIDSIPDEGDLRNGWLIKTPTKSFAVYAATATEKSEWMNHINKCVYDLISKSGKTPSNEHAAVWIPDSEATTCMRCKKVKFTPVNRRHHCRKCGFVVCGPCSEKKFLLPNQSSKAVRVCDFCYDHLSNGDLLPCQSGRSDSLSSSPQMANHMSDDDDEDSSD, encoded by the coding sequence ATGGTGGATCGTCTAGCAAACAGTGAAGCTAATGCGAGGCGTATAAATGTAGTAGAAAGCTGCTTTGGAACAGCCGGTCAACCCCTGGCAATCGAGGGCAGGGTTCTTATCGGAGAAGGAGTCTTAACCAAGCTCTGCAGAAAGAAACCAAAAGCGAGGCAGTTTTTCCTGTTCAATGACATTCTGGTGTATGGAAATATTGTCATTCAGAAAAAGAAGTACAACAAGCAGCACATCATCCCCCTGGAAAACGTTACCATCGATTCCATCCCGGACGAGGGGGATCTGCGCAACGGATGGCTTATCAAAACCCCCACCAAATCGTTTGCAGTGTACGCAGCCACAGCTACAGAGAAATCCGAATGGATGAACCACATCAATAAGTGCGTGTATGATTTAATATCCAAAAGTGGGAAGACCCCAAGCAATGAACATGCTGCCGTCTGGATCCCCGATTCTGAGGCTACCACGTGCATGCGCTGTAAGAAAGTAAAGTTTACGCCCGTCAACCGGAGGCACCACTGCCGGAAATGCGGGTTTGTTGTTTGTGGACCCTGTTCAGAGAAGAAATTCCTTTTGCCCAACCAGTCGTCTAAGGCTGTGCGGGTGTGTGATTTCTGCTATGACCATCTGTCTAACGGAGACTTGCTTCCCTGTCAGTCTGGCCGATCAGACTCCCTCTCCAGTTCTCCCCAAATGGCAAACCACATGTCCGATGACGACGACGAAGACAGCAGTGACTGA